A genomic window from Streptomyces broussonetiae includes:
- a CDS encoding PPOX class F420-dependent oxidoreductase, translated as MTGNPGPRTLSDEALSDLLGKQQFGTLASVKRSGHPHLTTMLYHWDAEARIVRFSTTADRVKVQHLRRDPRAALHVQGDDVWSFAVAEGEAEISETTTVPGDPVGRELLGMIPEAAKPEDEDAFLQQLVAERRVVIRLKVDRLYGTALDING; from the coding sequence ATGACTGGAAACCCGGGGCCTCGCACCTTGTCCGACGAGGCACTCTCCGACCTCCTCGGCAAGCAGCAGTTCGGCACCCTCGCGAGCGTCAAGCGCAGCGGCCACCCCCATCTGACCACCATGCTCTACCACTGGGACGCCGAGGCGCGCATCGTGCGCTTCTCCACGACGGCCGACCGCGTCAAGGTCCAGCACCTGCGACGCGACCCGCGTGCCGCGCTGCACGTACAGGGCGACGACGTGTGGTCGTTCGCCGTCGCGGAGGGCGAAGCCGAGATCTCGGAGACCACGACGGTCCCTGGCGACCCCGTGGGACGAGAACTGCTCGGAATGATCCCTGAGGCCGCGAAGCCCGAGGATGAGGACGCGTTCCTGCAGCAGCTCGTCGCCGAGCGTCGGGTGGTCATCCGATTGAAGGTGGACCGCCTGTACGGCACGGCGTTGGACATCAACGGCTAG